The uncultured Roseibium sp. DNA segment CAGACAACTTTCGTCTAAGAGACCATCACTTTCGACAACCATTTCATTCTCCAGTCAAAGTTCAAAAGAAAAGGGGAGATGGCGGCCCATCTCCCCTTGTGTCTTTGACCGGTTTTGTCTCAAACCGCCGGGGCTTAATGGGCGCCGGCGGGTTTGGAACTCACGTCGGCTTTACTCCGCTGCTTCCGCTACCGGGAGCACATTGATGTAGGTTCGCTTGTTGGCCTTCGCCTGGAACTCCACCTTGCCTTCCACGGTCGCAAAGATCGTATGGTCCTTGCCCATACCGACACCGTTACCCGGATGCCACTTGGTACCGCGCTGACGTGCAATGATGTTGCCCGGAATCACGGCTTCGCCGCCGTACTTCTTGATGCCGAGACGGCGACCTGCGGAATCGCGACCGTTACGGGACGAACCGCCTGCTTTTTTATGTGCCATGAGGATGCTCCTCGTTGCTTGTTCTTCAGATCAGGGTGAGAAACGGCGGCTTACTTGCCGGCCATTTCCTTGGCCTGTTCGATCCAGTTGTCGCGTTCGAAGCGGCCCTTCAGGGAGAGCTCTTCTTCAACGCGGGCGACATCTTCGTCCGTCATTGCTGCGATCTGGGCGAAGGTGGTGATGCCGGCTTCAACGAGCTTCTTGGCAATCGCCGGACCCAGTCCGTTCAGCTTCTTCAGGTCGTCCGCTTCGCCTGCCGGCGCTGCGGCTGCAGCCGGCGCGGCTGCTTCTTCGGTCTTTGCCTCGGCCTCAGCCTTCGGAGCGGCGGCCTTCTTCGGCGCTGCAGCCTTGGCGGGCTTGGCACCACCGGTCAGGATGTCGGTCACCTTGACGAGGGTGAAAGCCTGACGATGGCCGTTGCGGCGCCGGGAATTCTGACGGCGGCGCTTCTTGAAAACGATGATCTTGCGGTTGCGGCCCTGATCGACCACTTCCGCAACGACGCTGGCTCCGTCAACGAGCGGCGCGCCGATGGTGGTGTCCGTGCCGTTTCCGACCATGAGCACTTCGTCGAAGGTGACGGTGCTGCCGGCTTCGGCATCGAGTTTTTCGACCTTCAGGAGGTCGTCTGCGGCAACGGTGTACTGCTTGCCGCCGGTCTTGATCACTGCGAACATGTCTCGCACGTCCTTCTTTTCGTTTTTGTTGCAGGCGCCCCGTTCACCGGAAAGCCCACTTTGTCTATGTTGTTTTCGGCGCCCGCCCTGCCGGAAACCGGCGGTCCGGGTCTTTGCGATCGAAGGCTTTTTGAAGTCTCGGATCAGGCCTGAAACAACGGGAAAGGCGGAATCTCTTGGAAAGACTCCGCCGTTCAGCGTCGGCAATATAGTCAGGACACCCCTCAAGTCAATCAATAAGTGGCGGAATAATGCGCCCTTTCTGCCACTTCGCGGCGTTTTCTTAGCTGCGCATAAAAATTGCCGAAACAGCCAAACTGCCTCTTGCGGCCCGGGAACGCCTTGTCTATGTTCCGCGCCACTTGAGACCACGTATATCCCAAGTGCCGCGGAGAGGTGCCGGAGTGGTCGAACGGGGCGGTCTCGAAAACCGTTGAGCGCGCAAGCGTTCCGAGGGTTCGAATCCCTCTCTCTCCGCCATCACTATTTCCGACCACCCCCATATTGATATTAAAGGCCTTTTCGGATCTAGCCGTTTGGCCGGTGCCCCAGTGCGATGGCCCAATTTTGTCTTGGAAGACGGTTCTGAACTGAGACCCGTGAATTCCTCCAGTTTAGTGTAGAGTCCGTCGCAATCTGCTCTGAGCCCGAAGTTTGGAGCGCCGGAAGCTGGAGTTTTCAGGCTGTCGCTCTGATGGACGAATCCGGTGAGGGGTTCATCTCATGAAGCCGGATCTGAGAAATTTGCGGAAGCCGTTCGATACGCTACGGTAGATACGGGCGCCGGTCGTCGTTTACTCTCTTCAGCAGCCTACACGATTTAAGTGTTCCCGCTTAAGTCATTGATTTGGAAATGGTCATAGCTTCGGTTGACAGTGGAAATCGAACGACTTCGGTAAACCGGTGCGGAGAGATCATCCATCCTCGATGAGACTGTAACCGAGACCGTGGACTGTGATGATTTGTGCGCTGCTGCCCCGCAGCCGGCGGCGCAAGCGCGAAATCAGAACATCGATGGTGCGATCTCCGTAAACCCACTCCCGCCCGCAGATGGCAATGCTGATCTGCATCCGGTTGCATGGACGGCCGAGTTCCCGGATCAGGCATACAAGCAGCCGTGTCTCAGCCGGCGACAGTGTTTCCGTCCTCCCGGCAACGCTGAGCCGACGCGACCGCGCGTCGAGTTGCAGCGAAACACCGACGCTAAATTGCGTTTGCTCGCGGGACTTGTGGCGTGCCGCCAGGCAGGCTTTGATGCGCGCGCTCAGAATGACGGGTTCGACCGGCTTGCAGACGTAGTCGATTGCCCCCATGCCGAGGCCGAGGACCTGGTCGTTCGATGAATCGAGGCTCGACAAGACAATGAAGGGAGCCTTTTTCTCATCCCGTATCAGCGGGGCGAGAAGCAACCCGTCCGTGTCCGGAAGGCGCCGGTCGAGGAGCACCAGGTCGAAGTCCTTCTCGGTGAGTGCCTTGCGGGCGGATTCACCATCGGGAGCGTAGCTGAAGCGGTGACCGAGTTGGTCGACGATGTCCTCGACCATGAGCTGTGCCAGAACGTCGTCATCTACGAGGAGGATGTCAGCTTTGTTGGTCATTCCGGGTCTTTCACAACGCGGTCCGGCGAACCTGACGCCAGGGTGTGGTGCAACACCTGCGCCCGTGCCGCTTCGAGCGCGGAGGCGTCCGGCGCCTCGGTTTCGTATGCATCTTCGAGTGCGCGCAGCGCCTCCGCCAACTCAGTCAGGCCGAATATCTTGGCGCCGTTCGCCAGCTTGTGCGCCCGGCTTGAGATCGTCGGGTTTCTTGCGGCCGAAGTCTCCAGAGAGAGCATCGCCCTCAACTCCGACCAGTTTTCGGCAAAGGCTTCGGCCATGCGCCGTTGCGCGGAGAGGGACAGACCGTCGAGCAGGTCCGTGTCCTCTGGCAGCCGTGTGGAGATCTGGATCGCATGCGCTAGAGCGGCCGCGTCGAGCGGTTTTTCGAGGACGGCAGTAAACATCTCTGCCTCCTCGGGTCGGTCTCGGACCACGCCGACATTGGCGCTCAACAAAAGCACCGGTTTTCCCCGCAACGCAGGGTCTGTTCGGAGGGACCGCGCGAAATCGCTCCCTGTGCCGTCCGACAGACGATAGTCGACGATGAAGTAGTCGTAGGCGTCGGGCTGGGCCGCACAGAGCGCTCTTGCCTGTGCGAGATCGCCTGCATGATCGACCGAGAGCCCGAGGCGCTCGAGCATGGCGCCGGTCACGAGCCCGCTGATGGGGTCGTCATCCACAACAAGACAACTGGCCTCGTACTGCCGGCCATGGTCGCGTGGCATGGAAGGCTGCGGAGCGGCTTCGGCAGGAACCAGCGGCAGCCGGACCTCGACCGACGCGCCGGCTGTTGTATCGAGTGCCGTGATCTGTCCGCCAAGTGCGTGGGTCATTCGCAGGGCAATGGCGAGCCCGAGCCCCGAACCTTCGCGCCCGGTGGCCCGCGGCCGGAGTTCGGCCACGCCCTGCGCCAGCATCTCACGGACTTCCGCGGGCAGGCCGGGCCCGTGGTCATCAATTCGGAAGCATAACGCATCGGCATCGGTACGCAGGCGAACCGTCACGCCCCGGCCGTCGTCATGTCTGAGTGCGTTCCGGACCAGGTTTCCGATAACCTGTTGGGTCATCGACCAGTCAAGCAGGATCTCCCCCGCGACCTCCTCGGGCACCATGTCGAGCCGAAGCGGGACGCCCTGCTGCCGGGCGAGGATTTCCTGCATACGGACGAAATTCGAGAGCGCGTCTCCGATGGCGATAGGCTCTGGCCTCGGTTGCGGCGACTGATGCTCGAAACGCGAGAAGCTGAGCACGTTTTCAAGTATCGCATTGAGGCCGCGGGCCGAGACCCCTATGAGCTCGACAAGCCGTTCCGCCTCTGCCGGATCGGCCCCCTCCAGAAGATCGGCGGCTCCGAGCACGCAGTGAAGCGGGCCACGGATCTCGTGGCTCATCGCGGCGAGAAAGAGCGACATGGTATTTTCGGCATCGCGTGCGCGTTCGACCGCGCGAAGGTGCTCGGTCACGTCGTGCAGCAGGATGATCTGCCAGCGGTCCAGCTTGTATACGGTATCCTCGACGCCACGGACACGGATGTCGAAACAGCGGCTGCCGTCTTCGGTCCGCAGCCAGACCGCACTCCGACGTTCGCTGGGGATGTCGAAAATCTCGTCGATCACCGCCTGGAGTTCGCGGCGATGCGGCTGGAGCGCGAGGCGGTAGGTGAGGCCACCGGCCTCGGACAGGCCAAGAAACGTCTGCAGCGCCGCCTGATTGGCGTTCAAGAGCTGACCGTCTTCGCCGGCAATGAAGACCGGGCCGCGCAGGCTCTCGATGACCCCGAAATACTGATCGCGCTCGCGGGTAAGGCGGCGAACACTGTCGCCAAGCGCGGCATCACTCGCTCCGGTCATCGCCCAGGGGGCGAGCATGGCCTGGTCCGCCTCGTCGAAGAAGTCTTCGAGCCGGTCTGCGAGGGAAGGCTGCTTCGCTGAGCCGTCGCCGGACGATCCGTCTTCGGCGCGCAGCAATGGTCCGAGATGATCGAGGTAGACACGGCGGTAGAGCCTGAACAGCCCATGATTCAGCTCGAGCGGGACGCCGGAATCGTGATGCCGCCACGCGATTTCCCGCAACGCGTCGAACCGCTTGTCGCTTCGGTAGTTGTGCCGCCCGTCGAGGTGGCCATGGCGCAGCGGGTCGGACAAATACGCCGCGATGCAATCGTTGAGGCGCTCTGTCGCTTCGGTCCATGCTGCCCGCATGGAGCTTGTCTGGTCGGTGAAACCTGTCTCCAACGCGAGACGCACCGTTTCCTCCACCAGCGTATCGCTCTCGCGGCGCAGTATTTGGGACAAGCGGTCAGTGGACAAGGGCATCGTCATCTCGCTGGCGTTGGGGATGCTCGCGCTTTCATCAGTATATCGAATCGCGGGCAAAGCGCATGCCGCAATCGTGGTGTGTTTACATGACGTTTACATCTGTTCACAGGCTGTCAGCCTCTTATGGAGCTGTTGGTGCTACGCCATACATGACCGATCACTCCCAGTCGGCCGGACCGGAGGCACAGACCATGACTTTGAACCCTAGATCGCTAGTGAGAATCGGGGGCGGCCTCGTCCTTTTGGGCGGCCTCGGATTTCTCGTGTTGACGTCTCCCTGGACCTGGTCAGCCGTCCATCCCGCCCGCGATCTTCCCGGGCTTGAGGGCGCCGACCTCGCAAACGGACGCTTCGTCTTCCTTGCGTCGGATTGTGCCACCTGCCACGCCACGCCCGGACAGGACGACGAAACGGTCCTTGGCGGCGGGCGCGTGCTCGATACGCAGTTCGGCGTGTTCCACATGCCGAATATTTCGCCGGACAAGGAACAGGGAATTGGCGACTGGACGCTGGCGGAGTTCGACCGTGCGCTGCGTCAGGGTGTCGGGCCGGACGGTCTGTTGCCGGATGGGCAGAACCTCTATCCCGCGTTCCCCTACACTTCCTACCAGCGGCTGACCGGCGAAGACGTCCGCGACCTCTATGCCTACATGATGACATTGTCGCCCGAAGCCGACAAGGTGCCCGAGCACGAGCTGAAGTTCCCTTTCAATATCCGCCGAGGCGTCGGCGTCTGGCGTCTTGCCTTTCTCGACGGAAAGCCGTTCGAGCCCGGTCCGGTCCCCGGAGGGGTGGACGAGTCGGCCTACCATAAGGGGGCCTATCTGGTCGAAGGCGCGGGCCACTGTGCCGAATGCCATTCGCCGCGCGGGTTCATGGGGAACGTGATCGCAGCGCAGCGCTATGGCGGCGGACCGAATACCGACGGCACCGGCTATTTCCCCAACATCACGCCGGACGAGACCGGAATCGGTTTCTGGGCCACGGCGTCGATCGCGAACTATCTGCACACGGGTGTAAGCCCGATCGGGCGGGCTGCCGACGGGGACATGGCCGAAGTCATCGAGAACACGTCACAGCTGCCCTTCGAGGACGTGCAGGCCATGGCGCTCTATATCAAGCACCTGCCCGCCGTCGACAAACCAGCGCCCGGAACCCCCGAGCCGAACTATACCGACCACCTGGTGATGCTCGATAACGTCATCGCGGCCGCACCCGACCTGCCGACCTCGCCCGCCTCGGATATTGCCCAGGGCGCGCAGGCGACCGTGGTCGGCACCAAGGATGTCTGGCTTGACGCGGCCGACGTCGACAGCGGGTCTGAAGAGGACGGAAAGCTGCTGGGCGGCGCGCTTGCCACGGTCGTGGCGCGTGATGGGGACAAGGCCGAACTGCGGCTCAAGGGCTGGCAGATGACCGATGCCCCGTCGGTGGTCTATCAGGCCAAGGGCCAGCGGGTGATGATGGCGGTTCTGTCGGATGTGGCCGCCGATGCCGTCCAGCGCGGCGCGCCCGAGACCGATGCCGATACGGGCCAGTCCTGGGTTCCGGTCGAGATCACGCTCTGGTCGGATGCGACCGATCTGAACGCCCATCGCGATGCGGTGTGGGCCTACAGCCAGGACGCGTTCCAGAAAGCCTGTTCCGCCTGTCACGTCCTGCCGCAGAAGACGCATTTCACGGCGAACCAGTGGATCGGCACGATGAAGGCGATGCGCCGCTTCACCTCCTTCAGCGATGATCAGTATCGCCTGATCCTGGCCTATGTGCAGAACCATTCGAAGGATCTCAACACGAGTGACGGAGCAGTCGAATGAACGTCGCCCTGAATTTCGCACCCTTGGCGGATCGCGACGCTGACCCTGATCTCGCGTTGGTCGCGGACTGGCT contains these protein-coding regions:
- the rpmA gene encoding 50S ribosomal protein L27; this translates as MAHKKAGGSSRNGRDSAGRRLGIKKYGGEAVIPGNIIARQRGTKWHPGNGVGMGKDHTIFATVEGKVEFQAKANKRTYINVLPVAEAAE
- a CDS encoding 50S ribosomal protein L21, which produces MFAVIKTGGKQYTVAADDLLKVEKLDAEAGSTVTFDEVLMVGNGTDTTIGAPLVDGASVVAEVVDQGRNRKIIVFKKRRRQNSRRRNGHRQAFTLVKVTDILTGGAKPAKAAAPKKAAAPKAEAEAKTEEAAAPAAAAAPAGEADDLKKLNGLGPAIAKKLVEAGITTFAQIAAMTDEDVARVEEELSLKGRFERDNWIEQAKEMAGK
- a CDS encoding response regulator transcription factor, encoding MTNKADILLVDDDVLAQLMVEDIVDQLGHRFSYAPDGESARKALTEKDFDLVLLDRRLPDTDGLLLAPLIRDEKKAPFIVLSSLDSSNDQVLGLGMGAIDYVCKPVEPVILSARIKACLAARHKSREQTQFSVGVSLQLDARSRRLSVAGRTETLSPAETRLLVCLIRELGRPCNRMQISIAICGREWVYGDRTIDVLISRLRRRLRGSSAQIITVHGLGYSLIEDG
- a CDS encoding ATP-binding protein, which encodes MPLSTDRLSQILRRESDTLVEETVRLALETGFTDQTSSMRAAWTEATERLNDCIAAYLSDPLRHGHLDGRHNYRSDKRFDALREIAWRHHDSGVPLELNHGLFRLYRRVYLDHLGPLLRAEDGSSGDGSAKQPSLADRLEDFFDEADQAMLAPWAMTGASDAALGDSVRRLTRERDQYFGVIESLRGPVFIAGEDGQLLNANQAALQTFLGLSEAGGLTYRLALQPHRRELQAVIDEIFDIPSERRSAVWLRTEDGSRCFDIRVRGVEDTVYKLDRWQIILLHDVTEHLRAVERARDAENTMSLFLAAMSHEIRGPLHCVLGAADLLEGADPAEAERLVELIGVSARGLNAILENVLSFSRFEHQSPQPRPEPIAIGDALSNFVRMQEILARQQGVPLRLDMVPEEVAGEILLDWSMTQQVIGNLVRNALRHDDGRGVTVRLRTDADALCFRIDDHGPGLPAEVREMLAQGVAELRPRATGREGSGLGLAIALRMTHALGGQITALDTTAGASVEVRLPLVPAEAAPQPSMPRDHGRQYEASCLVVDDDPISGLVTGAMLERLGLSVDHAGDLAQARALCAAQPDAYDYFIVDYRLSDGTGSDFARSLRTDPALRGKPVLLLSANVGVVRDRPEEAEMFTAVLEKPLDAAALAHAIQISTRLPEDTDLLDGLSLSAQRRMAEAFAENWSELRAMLSLETSAARNPTISSRAHKLANGAKIFGLTELAEALRALEDAYETEAPDASALEAARAQVLHHTLASGSPDRVVKDPE
- a CDS encoding c-type cytochrome produces the protein MLTSPWTWSAVHPARDLPGLEGADLANGRFVFLASDCATCHATPGQDDETVLGGGRVLDTQFGVFHMPNISPDKEQGIGDWTLAEFDRALRQGVGPDGLLPDGQNLYPAFPYTSYQRLTGEDVRDLYAYMMTLSPEADKVPEHELKFPFNIRRGVGVWRLAFLDGKPFEPGPVPGGVDESAYHKGAYLVEGAGHCAECHSPRGFMGNVIAAQRYGGGPNTDGTGYFPNITPDETGIGFWATASIANYLHTGVSPIGRAADGDMAEVIENTSQLPFEDVQAMALYIKHLPAVDKPAPGTPEPNYTDHLVMLDNVIAAAPDLPTSPASDIAQGAQATVVGTKDVWLDAADVDSGSEEDGKLLGGALATVVARDGDKAELRLKGWQMTDAPSVVYQAKGQRVMMAVLSDVAADAVQRGAPETDADTGQSWVPVEITLWSDATDLNAHRDAVWAYSQDAFQKACSACHVLPQKTHFTANQWIGTMKAMRRFTSFSDDQYRLILAYVQNHSKDLNTSDGAVE